A genome region from Paradevosia shaoguanensis includes the following:
- a CDS encoding Gfo/Idh/MocA family protein, which translates to MTSKLGVGLIGAHTWADKAHLPGYKAHERVDLIAVCDLDGDRARDMGEKYGARKVFTDPEKLIADPDVQMVDVCTPTHTHLPLSLAAIAAGKHVLSEKPLHTEAAPAFDAAAKADAKGVRTKLGFTFRYSPAIRQIKKWINDGTLGEIFHIHGFEQNSQWLDPQEPLRQITPGVDRNSLIPASIVGYGSHLIDLMRWLGGEFGSVASTMKNFIPERIVRGEVGLQKIKVEDGAVALVEYANGAQGLLQTSYVAVGNYPGVEIRVYGSKGAAVARLISEFGTAETLKIAKAEAVEFIPYNVGADALPPGTTLNTPWPELYYRNLVRHFVDEILEDRPQECTFFDGAKSQEIVDAVIKAHFERRWVDLPGVGA; encoded by the coding sequence ATGACCAGCAAACTCGGCGTCGGCCTTATCGGTGCACACACCTGGGCCGACAAGGCCCATCTTCCCGGCTACAAGGCCCATGAGCGCGTCGACCTGATCGCCGTCTGCGATCTCGATGGTGATCGCGCCAGGGACATGGGCGAAAAGTATGGCGCCAGAAAGGTCTTCACCGACCCGGAAAAGCTCATTGCCGATCCCGACGTGCAGATGGTGGACGTCTGCACGCCCACCCACACGCACCTGCCGCTGAGCCTGGCGGCGATCGCCGCAGGCAAGCACGTGCTTTCGGAAAAGCCGCTGCACACTGAAGCCGCTCCGGCGTTCGACGCCGCAGCCAAAGCCGACGCCAAGGGCGTCCGCACCAAGCTCGGGTTCACGTTCCGCTATTCGCCGGCCATCAGGCAGATCAAGAAGTGGATCAATGACGGAACGCTCGGCGAAATCTTCCACATCCACGGCTTCGAGCAGAATTCGCAATGGCTCGATCCACAGGAGCCGCTGCGCCAGATCACTCCGGGCGTCGATCGTAATTCGCTCATCCCGGCCTCGATCGTCGGATATGGCTCGCACCTCATCGACCTGATGCGCTGGCTCGGCGGCGAGTTCGGCTCGGTCGCTTCCACCATGAAGAACTTCATTCCCGAGCGCATCGTGCGCGGTGAAGTCGGCCTTCAGAAGATCAAGGTCGAGGACGGCGCCGTGGCGCTGGTCGAATATGCCAATGGCGCGCAGGGCCTGTTGCAGACCTCTTATGTCGCCGTCGGCAATTATCCCGGCGTCGAAATCCGCGTCTACGGCTCGAAGGGCGCGGCTGTCGCTCGCCTGATCTCGGAATTCGGCACCGCCGAAACCCTCAAGATCGCCAAGGCCGAAGCGGTGGAGTTCATCCCCTATAACGTCGGCGCCGACGCCTTGCCGCCCGGCACGACTCTCAACACGCCCTGGCCCGAACTCTATTATCGCAATCTCGTCCGTCATTTCGTCGATGAAATTCTTGAAGACCGCCCGCAGGAATGCACGTTCTTCGACGGCGCCAAGAGCCAGGAAATCGTCGACGCGGTCATCAAGGCACATTTCGAGCGCCGTTGGGTCGATCTGCCGGGCGTGGGCGCATGA
- a CDS encoding DUF885 family protein, whose amino-acid sequence MSGYDPALVDAFLEHHWRYRPVDATFMGNRDHDYRLPPVGPGVLAEELNGNRALHARIAATPEPASVGDRLDRRMMLAELEVQAAAIAARPRLANPAWLSGEAAFAVISLLLPQTAPVRHDALRARLVAIPAFLAEGAAAIGDSPTPAGWVQRARREALAMAVFLREDIALHDDYSPDWDDARNDAAAAFESFAAAIADLPDADPACGEEFLTLIMKRQHGLGLSPIEAVEQARAAFDRMGEELVSMASAIDKDRSWQDIVAGLSKIGPASVDEAFASYRAIDRDARAAAAGLVTPAVEYGLDYRWMSPCFRRISQSLYFLFYRSPPGLEAGQGSVYWITPPGDDEAAFLAANNTATVKTIHSVHHGGVGHHTQNARARAAQSRLARIAGTDCALGLAFLGAGTLIEGWACYVEDLLMEAPGFYSPEEEILLKQYERRNAASVLVDINLHLGRWTQEQAVAFYRDEAGFAPSRVEGEVVRNSMLPGSRLMYWLGVEGIKTLRRRWKSDTLSFHDTLLSYGHVPLAWIAEEMDRAGQLNP is encoded by the coding sequence ATGAGCGGCTACGATCCGGCCCTCGTAGACGCCTTCCTGGAGCACCATTGGCGCTACCGGCCCGTGGATGCGACCTTCATGGGCAATCGCGACCATGATTATCGCCTGCCTCCGGTCGGCCCCGGCGTGCTTGCGGAGGAACTGAACGGCAACCGGGCGCTCCACGCCCGGATTGCCGCGACCCCGGAGCCGGCCTCGGTGGGCGATCGGCTCGACCGCCGCATGATGCTTGCCGAACTCGAGGTGCAGGCAGCCGCGATTGCGGCGCGGCCACGACTGGCCAATCCCGCATGGCTTTCAGGCGAGGCCGCGTTTGCGGTAATTTCGCTGCTCCTGCCGCAGACGGCCCCGGTTCGGCACGATGCGCTGCGCGCCCGTCTTGTCGCGATACCAGCGTTTCTTGCCGAGGGCGCGGCGGCGATCGGCGACTCCCCGACGCCTGCCGGCTGGGTGCAGCGCGCCCGCCGCGAGGCCCTGGCGATGGCCGTGTTCCTGCGTGAGGACATCGCACTGCACGACGACTACTCGCCGGACTGGGACGATGCCCGCAACGACGCCGCTGCTGCTTTCGAGAGCTTTGCCGCCGCCATCGCGGACCTCCCCGATGCCGATCCGGCCTGCGGGGAAGAGTTTCTCACGCTGATCATGAAGCGCCAGCATGGTCTTGGCCTCTCGCCCATCGAAGCGGTCGAGCAGGCCCGGGCGGCGTTCGACCGCATGGGCGAGGAACTTGTCAGCATGGCGAGTGCCATCGACAAGGACCGCTCCTGGCAGGACATCGTCGCGGGGCTGAGCAAGATCGGTCCGGCGAGCGTAGATGAGGCCTTCGCTTCCTATAGGGCCATCGATAGGGATGCCCGCGCGGCCGCTGCCGGACTGGTGACGCCGGCCGTGGAATACGGGCTCGACTATCGCTGGATGAGCCCGTGCTTCCGGCGGATCAGCCAATCGCTCTATTTCCTCTTCTACCGGTCCCCGCCGGGCCTTGAGGCCGGGCAGGGGAGCGTCTACTGGATCACCCCGCCGGGCGACGATGAGGCGGCGTTCCTCGCGGCCAACAACACGGCGACGGTCAAGACCATTCACTCCGTCCATCACGGTGGCGTCGGGCATCATACCCAGAACGCGCGCGCTCGTGCCGCGCAGTCGCGTCTGGCCCGCATTGCCGGCACGGACTGTGCCCTGGGCCTCGCCTTCCTCGGCGCCGGCACGCTCATCGAAGGATGGGCCTGCTATGTCGAGGACCTCCTGATGGAAGCCCCGGGCTTTTACTCGCCCGAGGAGGAAATTCTCCTCAAGCAATATGAGCGGCGTAACGCTGCGAGCGTATTGGTCGACATCAACCTCCATCTGGGGCGCTGGACGCAGGAACAGGCCGTCGCCTTCTACCGCGACGAGGCCGGCTTCGCGCCCTCCCGCGTCGAGGGTGAGGTTGTGCGTAATTCCATGCTGCCGGGATCACGGCTGATGTATTGGCTCGGTGTCGAAGGCATCAAGACGCTCCGCCGCCGCTGGAAGTCCGACACACTGTCCTTCCATGATACGCTCCTCAGTTACGGCCACGTGCCGCTGGCGTGGATCGCCGAGGAAATGGACCGGGCGGGGCAATTGAACCCATGA
- a CDS encoding ABC transporter ATP-binding protein, translating to MNEQARAPLLDIKGLVTEFRTETGLVRAVKGVDLAIGQGETVALVGESGSGKSVTSLSVMRLIPKGVGAIAGGQVLFRDRSGAIIDLVTQSEGAMRAIRGNQISMIFQEPMTSLNPTQKVGAQIAEAARLHQGLSRTQAKARAIEMLALVEIPEPARRAEVYPHQMSGGMRQRVMIAMALACNPALLIADEPTTALDVTVQLQILELMRRLQRELGMGILFITHNLGVVAEIADRVAVMYGGRIVETAPVNQLFAAPSHPYTRGLLESLPTADHAARARGETPRLKAIPGSVVDPRNPPAGCDFNPRCALAVANCRGEVPPLFDVGPGHQSRCFRWSELNG from the coding sequence ATGAACGAGCAAGCCAGGGCACCGCTGCTGGACATCAAGGGGCTCGTCACCGAGTTCCGCACCGAGACTGGTCTGGTCCGGGCCGTGAAAGGCGTCGACCTCGCCATAGGGCAGGGCGAGACGGTGGCCCTGGTAGGTGAAAGCGGGTCAGGAAAGTCCGTGACCAGCCTTTCGGTGATGCGCCTCATCCCGAAGGGCGTCGGCGCGATTGCCGGCGGGCAGGTCCTCTTTCGTGACCGCAGCGGCGCGATCATAGATCTCGTCACGCAGTCCGAGGGCGCCATGCGCGCCATTCGCGGCAACCAGATATCGATGATCTTCCAGGAGCCGATGACCTCGCTCAATCCGACCCAGAAGGTCGGCGCGCAGATCGCCGAGGCGGCTCGCCTGCATCAGGGGCTCTCGCGGACCCAGGCGAAGGCCCGCGCCATCGAGATGCTGGCCCTGGTCGAAATCCCCGAGCCTGCCCGCCGCGCCGAGGTCTATCCCCACCAGATGTCAGGCGGCATGCGCCAGCGCGTCATGATCGCCATGGCGCTGGCCTGCAATCCGGCGCTGCTGATCGCCGACGAACCCACCACCGCGCTCGACGTGACGGTACAGCTCCAGATTCTCGAGCTCATGCGCCGCCTACAGCGCGAACTGGGCATGGGCATACTGTTCATCACCCACAATCTGGGCGTCGTAGCCGAGATCGCGGACAGGGTTGCGGTGATGTATGGGGGCCGGATCGTCGAGACAGCTCCGGTCAACCAGCTCTTCGCTGCGCCTAGCCATCCCTATACGCGCGGCCTCCTCGAAAGCCTGCCCACTGCCGATCATGCCGCCCGCGCGCGCGGAGAAACGCCAAGGCTCAAGGCAATCCCCGGTAGCGTCGTCGACCCGCGCAATCCTCCGGCCGGCTGCGATTTCAATCCGCGCTGTGCGCTGGCCGTCGCCAATTGCCGGGGCGAGGTGCCTCCCCTCTTCGATGTGGGCCCAGGTCACCAATCCCGCTGCTTCCGATGGAGCGAACTGAATGGCTGA
- a CDS encoding ABC transporter ATP-binding protein gives MAEPLLVVNDLKVHFPLGKTLFSRGVDVKAVDGVSFTVGRGEVVGLVGESGSGKTTLGRSVLRLIEPTAGTVAMDGREITGVPPREMKTLRSRMQIIFQDPYASLNPRMNVGQIIGEALMLHGIGTRQDRGARVAALLDQVGLPAQAASRFPHEFSGGQRQRIGIARALAVSPDFIVADEPVSALDVSIQAQIINLLQDLRRQLGLSLLFIGHDLSVIEFLCDRVIVLYLGKIMEVATAADLYASPRHPYTRALLDAAPVPDPTVRRERITLKGDLPSPISPPSGCVFRTRCPFAIPACAEVVPPLEGVGDQHQVACIRADELDLGPARGVA, from the coding sequence ATGGCTGAGCCGCTTTTGGTCGTGAACGACCTCAAGGTTCACTTTCCGCTTGGCAAGACCCTTTTCAGCCGCGGTGTCGACGTCAAGGCCGTCGATGGCGTGTCGTTCACGGTCGGGCGGGGTGAGGTCGTCGGCCTCGTGGGTGAATCGGGGTCGGGCAAGACCACCCTGGGCCGTTCCGTATTGCGCCTAATCGAGCCGACGGCGGGAACCGTCGCCATGGACGGCCGCGAGATCACCGGGGTCCCGCCGCGCGAGATGAAGACCCTGCGCTCGCGCATGCAGATCATCTTCCAGGATCCCTATGCCAGCCTCAACCCGAGGATGAACGTCGGCCAGATCATCGGCGAAGCCCTCATGCTTCACGGGATCGGGACGCGCCAGGACCGTGGCGCGAGGGTGGCTGCCCTTCTCGATCAGGTGGGGTTGCCCGCGCAGGCGGCGTCCCGTTTCCCGCATGAGTTTTCCGGTGGGCAACGCCAGCGCATCGGCATCGCCCGCGCGCTCGCCGTGAGCCCCGATTTCATCGTGGCGGACGAGCCTGTTTCGGCGCTCGACGTCTCCATCCAGGCCCAGATCATCAATCTCCTGCAGGACCTGCGCCGGCAGCTCGGACTGTCTCTGCTCTTCATCGGGCACGACCTCTCGGTGATCGAGTTCCTGTGCGACCGCGTCATCGTGCTTTACCTCGGCAAGATCATGGAAGTCGCCACCGCCGCCGACCTTTATGCGTCGCCCCGGCACCCCTATACGCGCGCGCTCCTCGACGCCGCGCCGGTGCCCGATCCGACAGTGCGGCGCGAGCGCATCACGCTCAAGGGCGACCTTCCCAGCCCGATCTCGCCGCCCAGCGGCTGCGTGTTCCGCACGCGCTGTCCCTTCGCCATCCCAGCCTGCGCCGAGGTCGTGCCGCCGCTCGAGGGCGTTGGCGACCAGCACCAGGTCGCCTGCATCCGCGCCGACGAGCTCGACCTGGGGCCGGCGCGCGGCGTTGCATGA
- a CDS encoding carboxymuconolactone decarboxylase family protein, with protein MHSTTYDKKIFSPGILFRDLGFLISKVPAVARAMRNPDIGKVFTGKIMMVVTAVNGCTYCTWFHAQQAVTSGMSTDEIRNMFDLQFEASATEHELPALLFAQHYAETDRKPDPAMTARLAEFYGEKTAGDIMLLIRVIFFGNLLGNTFDAFPARLKGQKAEGSSALFELLFYLATFWLMLPAKWLLQRRDKNAAAAVTEGKT; from the coding sequence ATGCATAGCACCACCTACGACAAGAAGATATTCTCCCCAGGCATACTCTTTCGCGACTTGGGCTTTCTGATCTCGAAAGTCCCGGCCGTGGCCCGCGCGATGCGAAATCCGGATATCGGGAAGGTCTTCACCGGAAAGATCATGATGGTGGTGACGGCAGTCAACGGCTGTACCTACTGCACCTGGTTTCATGCCCAACAAGCCGTGACCAGCGGCATGAGCACCGACGAGATCCGAAATATGTTCGACCTGCAATTCGAGGCATCCGCCACCGAACACGAACTTCCGGCGCTTCTGTTCGCACAGCACTACGCCGAAACCGACCGCAAGCCAGACCCTGCGATGACTGCGCGACTTGCCGAGTTCTACGGCGAAAAGACCGCAGGCGACATCATGCTGCTGATCCGCGTCATCTTCTTTGGCAATCTTCTGGGCAATACGTTCGATGCATTTCCCGCCAGGTTGAAGGGACAAAAGGCCGAAGGTAGCAGCGCGCTGTTTGAGCTGCTGTTCTACCTTGCGACGTTCTGGCTCATGCTGCCGGCAAAGTGGCTGTTGCAGCGACGCGACAAGAATGCGGCAGCAGCCGTAACCGAAGGAAAAACATGA
- a CDS encoding 2-hydroxyacid dehydrogenase — MKRIFISSRGNPEHLAELFRRELPGYEVLTAQPGPDDPAVQYIVVGRPAPGVIAAVPGIELVLSLNAGVEHLLASGEVPEGLPIVRLVDEGLALGMAEWVLAQALAWHRNLFDYAEVQKRAEWLPSSEKLANERRVVVLGAGALGRPVAGHFVRFGFDTRVWSRTRHDIPGAATFAGKDQLIEAVSGSDILVNLLPLTAETANIIDASVFAALNQGAFFINGARGAHVVDADLLAALDAGQLSGAALDVFRVEPLPAEDPFWRHPKIRVSPHVAAPTHAHVAVNEMAENIRRFERGEAIPHLVDRTAGY, encoded by the coding sequence ATGAAACGAATATTCATCTCCTCGCGCGGCAACCCTGAGCACTTGGCGGAGCTTTTCCGTCGGGAACTCCCTGGCTACGAAGTCCTCACCGCCCAACCCGGGCCGGACGATCCGGCGGTGCAGTACATCGTGGTCGGAAGGCCGGCGCCGGGAGTGATCGCCGCCGTTCCCGGCATCGAACTCGTCCTGAGCCTCAATGCCGGCGTCGAGCACCTGCTGGCCAGCGGCGAGGTTCCCGAAGGGCTGCCGATCGTGCGGCTCGTCGACGAGGGCCTGGCGCTGGGCATGGCAGAATGGGTGCTGGCACAGGCCCTGGCCTGGCATCGCAATCTCTTCGACTATGCCGAGGTCCAGAAGCGTGCCGAATGGTTGCCGAGCTCCGAAAAGCTCGCGAACGAGCGGCGGGTGGTGGTCCTGGGCGCGGGCGCGCTAGGGCGTCCGGTTGCCGGGCATTTCGTCCGCTTCGGCTTTGATACCCGGGTCTGGTCACGCACCCGCCACGACATTCCCGGCGCCGCGACTTTCGCCGGCAAGGATCAGCTTATCGAGGCCGTCTCCGGCAGCGACATCCTCGTCAACCTGCTGCCGCTAACCGCCGAGACCGCCAATATCATCGATGCCTCGGTGTTCGCGGCGCTCAACCAGGGTGCGTTCTTCATCAACGGGGCGCGAGGGGCGCACGTTGTGGATGCCGACCTGCTTGCCGCGCTCGACGCAGGCCAGCTGAGCGGTGCTGCGCTCGACGTCTTCCGCGTCGAGCCGCTGCCCGCAGAAGATCCGTTCTGGCGGCACCCGAAGATTCGCGTTTCTCCACACGTGGCGGCTCCGACGCACGCCCATGTGGCGGTGAATGAAATGGCCGAGAATATCCGTCGGTTCGAGCGTGGTGAGGCGATCCCCCACCTCGTGGATCGAACCGCCGGCTACTAA
- a CDS encoding ABC transporter substrate-binding protein, with protein sequence MTFKPTRRSVLQGMLAGSAAFAVMGAFPAFAQQKGGKLTVGLTYEIDTMNVYSTGFLGDAQAAVVEGLLAPDPHAKYVPVLATEVPTLENGGIVVSEGGKTMKITYKLRPGVKWHDGAPFTSADVKYTWEAVKDPAFIAESKDGSSEVESIDTPDDLTVVVNYNTILPTFASTLFTFGILPKHLLEGTDLNTSPYNETPVGTGPFKVTEFVRGQYVVTERFDDYWRKADNGDQLPYLDGIIFKMIPDTNTLITQLKSGEVQLVVQTPYNQAAQVEGIDGIEMIKGPLLSWQHLDFNFKRPSLADINVRKAIASAIDRSILIKAQGGFPEAIKSPVVPVFDFYAADTPETPYDVEAAKKLLDDAGYKPGGDGIREKDGERLSYTFMVQAGRADDELAQQVIIAQLKAIGIEATADNKTGVAYREARYKGGYDLIYGRWITSADPVYSVFWGTGGANNGQSYSNPALDAAFGKFENTLDPAARKEAAAEFQKILAEDLPTISLTTNVALIAKTKKLKNFVPNPTNMTNFINSSPWYLE encoded by the coding sequence ATGACTTTCAAACCAACTCGTCGCAGCGTGCTGCAGGGAATGCTTGCCGGATCGGCTGCCTTCGCGGTGATGGGGGCTTTCCCGGCCTTCGCGCAGCAGAAGGGCGGAAAGCTGACTGTCGGTCTTACTTATGAAATCGACACGATGAACGTCTATTCCACCGGCTTCCTGGGCGACGCCCAGGCCGCAGTGGTCGAAGGGCTGCTGGCGCCCGATCCGCACGCCAAGTACGTGCCGGTCCTCGCTACCGAAGTGCCTACCCTCGAGAACGGCGGCATCGTCGTCTCCGAAGGCGGCAAGACCATGAAGATCACCTATAAGCTTCGCCCTGGCGTCAAGTGGCATGACGGCGCTCCCTTCACGTCCGCCGACGTGAAGTACACCTGGGAAGCGGTCAAGGATCCGGCCTTCATCGCCGAGTCCAAGGATGGCTCGTCCGAAGTCGAGAGCATCGACACGCCGGACGACCTGACGGTTGTGGTCAACTACAACACGATCCTGCCGACCTTCGCCTCCACGCTCTTTACTTTCGGCATCCTGCCCAAGCACCTGCTAGAGGGCACCGACCTCAACACCTCGCCCTACAACGAGACCCCGGTCGGCACCGGCCCTTTCAAGGTTACCGAGTTCGTTCGCGGCCAGTACGTGGTGACCGAGCGCTTCGACGACTACTGGCGCAAGGCCGACAACGGCGATCAACTGCCGTATCTCGACGGCATCATCTTCAAGATGATTCCCGACACCAATACCCTGATTACCCAGCTCAAATCGGGTGAAGTGCAACTGGTCGTGCAGACTCCCTACAACCAGGCCGCTCAGGTCGAAGGGATCGACGGCATCGAGATGATCAAGGGGCCGCTGCTGTCCTGGCAGCACCTGGACTTCAACTTCAAGCGTCCCTCGCTCGCCGACATCAATGTCCGCAAGGCCATCGCCTCCGCGATCGATCGTTCCATCCTCATCAAGGCGCAGGGCGGCTTCCCGGAAGCCATCAAGTCGCCGGTCGTGCCGGTATTCGACTTCTACGCCGCCGACACGCCCGAAACGCCCTATGACGTCGAAGCAGCCAAGAAACTGCTCGATGATGCCGGTTACAAGCCTGGCGGCGACGGCATCCGTGAAAAGGATGGCGAGCGGCTGTCCTATACCTTCATGGTGCAGGCTGGCCGTGCCGATGACGAACTCGCACAGCAGGTCATCATCGCTCAGCTCAAGGCCATCGGCATCGAGGCCACCGCTGACAACAAGACTGGCGTTGCCTACCGCGAAGCCCGCTACAAGGGCGGCTACGACCTCATCTATGGTCGCTGGATCACCTCTGCCGATCCGGTCTATTCGGTGTTCTGGGGGACCGGTGGCGCCAATAACGGGCAGTCCTATTCCAACCCTGCCCTGGATGCGGCTTTCGGCAAGTTCGAGAACACGCTCGATCCCGCCGCGCGTAAGGAAGCTGCGGCCGAGTTCCAGAAGATTCTCGCCGAGGACCTTCCCACGATTTCCCTGACGACGAATGTGGCCTTGATCGCCAAGACCAAGAAGCTGAAGAACTTCGTTCCGAACCCGACGAACATGACCAACTTCATCAACTCCAGCCCGTGGTATCTCGAATAG
- a CDS encoding ABC transporter permease, with the protein MSFGFILRRLGGAIPLLLGISLILFTIIHLAPGGPLDMYTDNPAVSQEALDQIARAYGLDQPVPVQYFLWLKAMVVGDWGYSIRTGRPVLTEIALRLGPTLQLGGLALLVSLCVAIPLGVLSASRRGSALDNGLTLASFTGISVPVFWLALLLQLLFSVQLGWLPSAGYQSIGDGSFLDRLSHIVMPAAVLSLATIASWSRFIRSGMVDVLNQDYVRTAYAKGRGEPGVLLFHALRNAMIPAVTVIAVDFGTVISGAVITETVFAWPGIGRLFMESMDGRDYPMLMGLMMMGSVGIILANIVADLAYAALDPRIRYG; encoded by the coding sequence ATGAGCTTCGGTTTTATCCTTCGGCGGCTCGGGGGAGCGATACCGCTGCTCCTGGGTATCTCCCTGATCCTTTTCACCATCATCCACCTTGCCCCGGGTGGGCCTCTGGATATGTATACGGACAATCCGGCCGTCAGCCAGGAAGCGCTCGATCAGATCGCCCGGGCGTACGGCCTCGACCAACCCGTTCCTGTGCAATACTTCCTGTGGCTCAAGGCCATGGTCGTCGGTGATTGGGGCTATTCGATTCGCACCGGCCGGCCGGTTCTGACCGAGATAGCGCTGCGACTTGGCCCGACCCTGCAACTCGGTGGCCTCGCGTTGCTGGTCTCCCTCTGTGTCGCAATTCCGCTTGGTGTCCTGAGCGCTTCGCGCCGGGGCTCGGCGCTCGACAACGGCCTCACGCTGGCCTCGTTCACGGGCATATCGGTGCCAGTCTTCTGGTTGGCGCTGCTGCTCCAACTGCTGTTCTCGGTGCAACTGGGATGGCTGCCTTCGGCGGGCTACCAGTCGATCGGAGACGGCTCCTTCCTCGACAGGCTTTCGCACATCGTGATGCCCGCCGCCGTGCTCTCGCTAGCGACTATCGCCTCGTGGAGCCGCTTCATCCGATCCGGCATGGTTGATGTCCTCAACCAGGACTATGTTCGCACGGCCTATGCCAAGGGGAGGGGGGAGCCCGGCGTGCTGCTTTTCCATGCTCTGCGCAATGCCATGATCCCTGCCGTGACTGTCATTGCCGTCGATTTCGGCACAGTTATTTCTGGCGCTGTCATCACCGAAACCGTCTTTGCCTGGCCGGGTATCGGTCGCCTCTTTATGGAGAGCATGGACGGACGCGACTACCCCATGCTGATGGGGCTCATGATGATGGGTTCGGTCGGCATCATCCTCGCCAACATTGTAGCCGACCTCGCTTACGCGGCGTTGGACCCGCGGATCCGCTATGGCTGA
- a CDS encoding ABC transporter permease — translation MADLSLSPATVVPPQSYGRRALRRFLKHKAAVAGLLFLLVMGLIVLIGPIVSPYAFDAQDFMLIGSPGPISSAHWLGTDELGRDALTRLIHGGRISLAVGLAGAIVSTVVGTLVGAMAGFYRGWTDTILMRFTDVILCIPTLPLVLLLSGLFRPSPPLLVAIVGILIWMGTARLVRSQFLALREREFVEAARALGAGGARLMFRHILPNAIGPITVAATLAVGSAIMLESALSFLGFGIQPPVPTWGNLLNSASSWLSVAPWLAIPPGLCILFTVLSVNFLGDGLRDALEPKE, via the coding sequence ATGGCTGACCTTTCCCTGTCCCCCGCAACTGTCGTTCCTCCCCAAAGCTATGGCCGCCGTGCCTTACGGCGTTTTCTCAAGCATAAGGCCGCCGTTGCCGGGCTCCTGTTCCTCTTGGTCATGGGCCTGATCGTGTTGATCGGTCCCATCGTGTCGCCCTATGCTTTTGATGCGCAGGATTTCATGCTCATCGGTTCGCCCGGGCCGATATCGTCTGCACACTGGCTTGGAACCGACGAGTTGGGACGCGATGCGCTCACTCGCCTGATCCACGGCGGGCGGATCTCTCTCGCGGTGGGCCTCGCCGGAGCCATCGTTTCGACCGTCGTCGGCACACTGGTTGGAGCCATGGCGGGCTTCTACCGTGGGTGGACCGACACCATCCTGATGCGCTTTACCGACGTGATCCTCTGCATCCCCACCTTGCCGCTGGTATTGCTGCTATCGGGCCTCTTCCGGCCGAGCCCGCCATTGCTGGTTGCTATCGTCGGCATCCTCATCTGGATGGGGACGGCGCGGCTGGTCCGCTCGCAGTTCCTCGCCTTGCGCGAGCGCGAATTCGTCGAGGCGGCCCGGGCACTGGGAGCAGGGGGCGCGCGTCTTATGTTCCGCCACATCCTGCCCAACGCCATCGGTCCGATAACCGTGGCCGCGACCCTCGCCGTGGGCAGCGCCATCATGCTGGAATCGGCGCTTTCCTTCCTCGGCTTCGGCATCCAGCCGCCTGTGCCGACCTGGGGTAATCTCCTCAACAGCGCCAGTTCGTGGCTGTCCGTCGCCCCTTGGCTCGCCATTCCTCCCGGGCTCTGCATCCTTTTCACTGTCCTCTCCGTGAACTTCCTCGGGGATGGACTACGCGACGCGCTCGAGCCGAAGGAATAG